Proteins encoded by one window of Cotesia glomerata isolate CgM1 unplaced genomic scaffold, MPM_Cglom_v2.3 scaffold_16, whole genome shotgun sequence:
- the LOC123273894 gene encoding uncharacterized protein LOC123273894 — protein sequence MFGHKCSVCDRLWFKLDLKSPRAEDEQLLRVIVENYNTVEDILLCNTCYQAIGRKVIPIMSTYNGFKYEKIPEVLPPLDLISERLVSPRVPFMQIRRLRHVHGQYGIYGQIINVPVEVNNMVKLLPRNVDDDYCINVHIKRKIIHRSSYLMGLVNKRTIRAWLQYLLQTPLYLFYDIKIDESFFNNNSNNEIDLEEMSEDIPVEESLTAQQKTLLWNEDMYLRIAPGEYNIPKSIIFDENAEELSFPSIYLGHFRKFREGVNATPFAIATSELRRSDRRGVTPHHLLYLAMKIMRLRVRDSLTIAFKHVGKNTNITRQQVESADYINNCIESNLAFSALNTKFSMVLERSKEIFCDDSATRKTYDVSYFECQ from the coding sequence atgTTTGGTCATAAGTGCTCCGTTTGTGATCGATTGTGGTTTAAGTTAGATTTAAAATCACCACGTGCTGAAGATGAACAATTATTAAGGGTAATAgttgaaaattacaatacagTTGAAGATATTTTACTGTGCAACACGTGTTACCAAGCAATTGGGAGGAAAGTGATTCCTATAATGTCTACTTATAACggttttaaatatgaaaaaatacctGAGGTTTTACCACCGCTTGACTTAATTTCGGAAAGACTTGTCTCACCACGAGTTCCATTTATGCAAATTCGACGGTTACGACATGTTCATGGGCAATATGGAATTTATGGACAAATCATTAATGTACCAGTCGAGGTAAACAATATGGTAAAACTCTTACCCCGTAATGTCGATGATGATTACTGTATTAACGTAcacattaaaagaaaaataatacatagATCAAGCTATTTAATGGGACTAGTTAATAAAAGGACAATTCGTGCATGGCTTCAGTATTTGCTTCAAACtccactttatttattttacgatattaaaattgatgaaagcttcttcaacaataatagtaataatgaaATCGATCTAGAAGAAATGAGTGAAGATATACCGGTCGAAGAGAGTCTAACAGCACAACAGAAAACTCTACTTTGGAATGAAGATATGTATTTACGGATCGCTCCTGGAGAATATAATATTCccaaaagtataatttttgatgaaaatgcCGAAGAACTTTCTTTCCCATCGATTTATTTGGGTCATTTCCGAAAATTCAGAGAGGGAGTAAATGCAACACCGTTCGCAATAGCAACTAGCGAATTACGAAGATCAGATCGGCGTGGAGTTACTCCACATCATTTATTATATCTAGCAATGAAAATTATGAGGTTAAGAGTTCGTGACTCGCTTACGATTGCATTTAAACATGTGggaaaaaatactaatattaCACGGCAGCAAGTTGAGTCAGCTGACtacattaataattgtatCGAAAGTAATTTAGCTTTTTCTGCGCTCAATACCAAATTCAGTATGGTATTGGAGCGATCGAAAGAGATCTTTTGCGATGATTCGGCAACTAGGAAAACCTACGATGTTTCTTACTTTGAGTGCCAATGA
- the LOC123273907 gene encoding uncharacterized protein LOC123273907 codes for MYFIIPTGSLKSLEKQLALLEGLVSPLRPERTLEEIRKNFKSSVKRTLEDDFNDFGAEQSRISELSEKRKKKKNFTAGEQDEIQNQPRDNGENSDAIEDPETHEIEEEPPIAHEDFISNEQIHQDNQSIKQVLKDLVSEIRTIKESQTQILQRQLGNQNLQPELNAQVEIGHPGSNVFVRRNQWDTADSRDTFQSMGVSLVKALYEEDVLLRSNLKGGASKIDKNAPQRPGLDKNILAAIKEAVKQKFPAEFKQSLFGMAINNMMTDMRKKTQAAADIQNQEGAN; via the exons atgtattttattatacCTACAGGAAGCTTGAAATCGTTGGAAAAACAGTTGGCATTACTGGAAGGGCTTGTTTCACCCTTACGTCCGGAACGTACCCTTGAAGAGAttcggaaaaattttaaaagttcgGTCAAAAGAACTTTGGAAGATGACTTTAATGATTTTGGTGCTGAGCAATCCAGAATTTCA GAATTATCAGAAAAgaggaagaagaaaaaaaatttcaccgCTGGTGAACAAGATGAGATCCAGAATCAACCAAGGGATAACGGTGAAAATAGCGATGCTATTGAAGATCCAGAGACTCATGAGATTGAAGAAGAACCTCCAATTGCTCATGAAGATTTCATTTCGAATGAACAGATCCATCagg ATAATCAATCCATCAAGCAAGTGTTGAAGGACTTGGTTTCTGAAATTCGAACGATTAAAGAATCACAGACTCAGATACTTCAACGCCAACTCGGAAATCAAAATCTTCAGCCGGAACTCAATGCTCAA GTAGAAATCGGTCATCCTGGTTCGAATGTGTTTGTTCGACGCAACCAATGGGATACAGCAGATAGTAGGGACACGTTTCAAAGTATGGGTGTAAGTCTGGTGAAGGCTTTGTATGAAGAAGATGTCTTGTTGCGAAGCAATCTTAAAGGAGGGGCGAGCAAGATCGACAAAAATGCACCCCAACGTCCAGGCTTAGACAAAAACATTTTGGCTGCAATTAAAG AAGCTGTAAAACAAAAGTTTCCTGCCGAATTCAAGCAGTCATTATTTGGAATGGCTATCAACAACATGATGACTGATATGCGAAAGAAAACccaggctgctgctgacattCAG AATCAAGAAGGAGCCAATTaa